One segment of Streptomyces roseifaciens DNA contains the following:
- a CDS encoding phosphatase PAP2 family protein codes for MGEATARTLEGRTAAPPPTEERADRPSADGATEQRTGLRRLRAPRRPRLWFEVLLIAVSYWTYSLVRNAVPEQRAAALRNADWIWRAEHTLQIAVENSINHAVNSVTWLIVGMNYYYATLHFVLTIGVLVWLYRWHPGRYSAARLALFATTAVALLGYYLFPLAPPRLMLGESFVDTVVVHHTWGSMASGNLADMSNQYAAMPSMHIGWSTWCGVIIAMVARPVWAKVLGLLYPFATLVVIVATANHFWLDAVGGLLCLSFGFAVSFAWFGATPGRLARRVA; via the coding sequence ATGGGTGAAGCGACGGCAAGGACACTGGAAGGCCGGACGGCCGCCCCGCCACCCACCGAGGAGCGAGCGGACAGGCCGTCGGCGGACGGTGCCACCGAGCAGCGGACCGGCCTGCGGAGGCTTCGTGCTCCGCGCAGGCCGCGTCTGTGGTTCGAGGTGCTGCTGATCGCGGTGAGTTACTGGACGTACTCCCTGGTGCGCAACGCCGTTCCCGAGCAGCGGGCGGCAGCCCTCCGCAACGCGGACTGGATATGGCGGGCCGAGCACACACTGCAGATCGCCGTGGAGAATTCGATCAACCACGCGGTGAATTCGGTGACGTGGCTGATCGTGGGCATGAACTACTACTACGCCACCTTGCACTTCGTGCTGACGATCGGTGTGCTGGTGTGGCTCTACCGATGGCATCCGGGCCGTTATTCCGCCGCCCGGCTGGCCCTCTTCGCCACCACGGCCGTGGCGTTGCTCGGCTATTACCTCTTCCCCCTGGCCCCGCCCCGGCTGATGCTGGGCGAGAGCTTCGTCGACACCGTCGTGGTGCACCACACCTGGGGCTCCATGGCCTCGGGCAACCTGGCCGACATGTCCAACCAGTACGCGGCGATGCCGTCGATGCACATCGGCTGGTCCACCTGGTGCGGCGTCATCATCGCGATGGTGGCGCGCCCGGTGTGGGCGAAGGTCCTCGGCCTGCTGTATCCGTTCGCCACGCTGGTGGTCATCGTGGCGACGGCCAACCACTTCTGGCTCGACGCCGTGGGGGGCCTGCTCTGCCTCTCGTTCGGCTTCGCCGTCTCCTTCGCGTGGTTCGGGGCGACGCCGGGCCGGCTCGCGCGGCGCGTGGCGTAG
- a CDS encoding LacI family DNA-binding transcriptional regulator, with protein sequence MTARLADIAAQAGVSEATVSRVLNGKPGVAASTRESVLAALDVLGYERPVRLRQRSAGLVGLITPELDNPIFPAFAQVIGQALTRQGYTPVLATQTPGGSTEDELTEMLVDRGVSGIIFVSGLHADTSADMQRYERLRAQGVPFVLINGFSSKVRAPFVSPDDRAAVRLAVTHLAALGHRRIGLALGPRRYVPVQRKIEGFLRSMREELGLAEAEAEQLVQHSLFTLEGGQAAAAALIERGCTAVVCASDMMALGVIRAARQHGLEVPRDVSVVGFDDSPLIAFTDPPLTTIRQPVQSMGQAAVRALLEEIGGTPAPHSEFVFLPELVVRGSTASVPETRPKAGEDQTWG encoded by the coding sequence GTGACCGCACGGCTGGCCGATATCGCAGCCCAAGCGGGTGTCAGCGAAGCAACCGTCAGCCGGGTACTCAACGGGAAGCCGGGGGTCGCCGCCTCCACCCGCGAGTCCGTGCTGGCCGCGCTCGACGTCCTGGGCTACGAGCGCCCCGTACGGCTGCGGCAGCGCAGCGCGGGCCTGGTCGGGCTGATCACGCCCGAGCTGGACAACCCCATATTCCCGGCCTTCGCCCAGGTGATAGGCCAGGCCCTGACGCGCCAGGGCTACACCCCGGTGCTGGCCACGCAGACGCCCGGCGGCTCCACGGAGGACGAGCTCACGGAGATGCTCGTCGACCGCGGGGTCTCCGGCATCATCTTCGTCTCCGGGCTGCACGCCGACACCTCGGCGGACATGCAGCGCTACGAGCGGCTGCGGGCCCAGGGCGTGCCGTTCGTGCTGATCAACGGCTTCTCGTCGAAGGTGCGGGCGCCGTTCGTCTCGCCGGACGACCGGGCCGCGGTGCGGCTGGCCGTCACCCATTTGGCCGCACTGGGGCACCGGCGGATCGGCCTGGCGCTGGGGCCGCGGCGGTACGTGCCGGTGCAGCGCAAGATCGAGGGGTTCCTGCGCAGCATGCGCGAGGAGCTGGGCCTGGCGGAGGCCGAGGCCGAGCAGCTGGTGCAGCACTCGCTGTTCACGCTGGAGGGTGGTCAGGCGGCGGCAGCGGCGCTCATCGAGCGCGGCTGCACGGCCGTGGTGTGCGCGAGCGACATGATGGCGCTGGGCGTGATCCGGGCGGCCCGTCAGCACGGCCTGGAGGTCCCGCGCGACGTCTCGGTCGTCGGCTTCGACGACTCGCCGCTCATCGCCTTCACGGACCCGCCGCTGACGACGATCCGGCAGCCGGTGCAGTCGATGGGGCAGGCCGCGGTGCGCGCGCTGCTGGAGGAGATCGGCGGCACCCCGGCGCCGCACAGCGAGTTCGTCTTCCTCCCCGAACTGGTGGTTCGGGGTTCAACCGCATCGGTCCCGGAAACCCGGCCGAAAGCGGGCGAAGACCAGACTTGGGGATGA
- a CDS encoding glycoside hydrolase family 13 protein — protein sequence MTQDLAPSVRPAAAAPSEAVSEGWWRSAVIYQVYVRSFADSDGDGIGDLRGIRDRLPYLAELGVDAVWLTPFFASPQADGGYDVADYRAVDPLFGDLSDADDLVREAHRLGLRVIVDIVPNHTSDQHAWFRAALADREGGPARERYHFRPGRGTAGELPPNDWESVFGGPAWTRTARPDGTPGEWYLHLFAPEQPDLNWENREVREEFESVLRFWLDLGVDGFRIDVAHGMVKAPGLPDIGLSEQAKLIGAQVLPFFDQDGVHEIHRAWRRLLDSYPGERIGVAEAWAPTSERLALYVRPDELHQAFNFQFLTCDWGAGSMRAVIDDSLAATRSVGAPTTWVLSNHDVVRHTTRYGGGERGLARARAAALLMLALPGSAYVYQGEELGLPEVVDLPDEVRQDPAFFRGDGQDGTRDGCRVPIPWSGGAAPYGFGPGGSWLPQPEQWAELSVAAQSGDPRSTLELYRSALALRHELPGLGDGEMTWLEAPEGVLAFARPGLVCTLNTSDEEVGMPVPGRPVLATAALEFTGGTVRIPSDSCVWWAV from the coding sequence ATGACCCAGGACCTCGCGCCCTCCGTCCGCCCGGCCGCCGCCGCCCCGTCCGAGGCCGTATCCGAGGGATGGTGGCGCAGCGCCGTCATCTACCAGGTGTACGTGCGCTCGTTCGCCGACAGCGACGGCGACGGCATCGGCGACCTGCGCGGGATCCGCGACCGCCTGCCGTACCTGGCCGAGCTGGGCGTGGACGCGGTGTGGCTCACGCCGTTCTTCGCCTCGCCGCAGGCGGACGGCGGCTACGACGTCGCGGACTACCGGGCCGTGGACCCGCTGTTCGGGGACCTGTCCGACGCGGACGACCTGGTGCGGGAGGCGCACCGGCTGGGCCTGCGGGTGATCGTCGACATCGTGCCCAACCACACCTCCGACCAGCACGCCTGGTTCCGGGCGGCCCTCGCCGACAGAGAGGGCGGTCCGGCGCGGGAGCGCTACCACTTCCGGCCGGGCCGCGGCACGGCCGGGGAACTGCCGCCGAACGACTGGGAGTCGGTCTTCGGCGGCCCGGCGTGGACGCGCACGGCGCGCCCGGACGGCACGCCCGGCGAGTGGTACCTGCACCTGTTCGCACCCGAGCAGCCCGACCTCAACTGGGAGAACCGGGAGGTCCGCGAGGAATTCGAGTCCGTGCTGCGGTTCTGGCTGGACCTGGGCGTGGACGGCTTCCGCATCGACGTCGCGCACGGCATGGTCAAGGCGCCGGGGCTGCCGGACATCGGGCTGAGCGAGCAGGCGAAGCTCATCGGGGCCCAGGTGCTGCCCTTCTTCGACCAGGACGGGGTGCACGAGATCCACCGCGCCTGGCGGCGGCTGCTGGACTCCTACCCGGGCGAGCGGATCGGCGTGGCGGAGGCGTGGGCGCCGACCTCGGAGCGGCTCGCGCTGTACGTGCGCCCGGACGAGCTGCACCAGGCGTTCAACTTCCAGTTCCTGACCTGCGACTGGGGCGCCGGCTCGATGCGCGCGGTGATCGACGACTCGCTGGCGGCGACCCGCTCGGTGGGCGCGCCCACGACCTGGGTGCTCTCCAACCACGACGTGGTGCGGCACACCACGCGCTACGGCGGCGGGGAGCGCGGCCTGGCGCGGGCGCGGGCGGCGGCGCTGCTGATGCTGGCCCTGCCGGGCTCGGCGTACGTCTACCAGGGCGAGGAGCTGGGCCTGCCGGAGGTCGTGGACCTGCCGGACGAGGTGCGCCAGGACCCGGCGTTCTTCCGCGGCGACGGGCAGGACGGCACGCGCGACGGCTGCCGGGTGCCGATCCCGTGGTCGGGCGGGGCCGCCCCGTACGGCTTCGGGCCGGGCGGCAGCTGGCTGCCGCAGCCGGAGCAGTGGGCGGAGCTGTCGGTGGCGGCGCAGTCCGGGGACCCGCGCTCGACGCTGGAGCTCTACCGCTCGGCGCTCGCCCTGCGCCACGAGCTGCCGGGCCTGGGCGACGGGGAGATGACGTGGCTGGAGGCGCCCGAGGGCGTGCTGGCCTTCGCCCGGCCGGGCCTGGTGTGCACGCTGAACACGAGCGACGAGGAGGTCGGGATGCCGGTGCCGGGCCGCCCGGTGCTGGCCACGGCCGCCTTGGAATTCACCGGTGGTACGGTCCGTATCCCCTCTGATTCATGTGTTTGGTGGGCAGTCTGA
- a CDS encoding sugar ABC transporter permease, whose translation MSTAQPARPLRHRPREQRSRTASAALHTALVAASLVSVFPIAFIVFVSLRGRDGWQEPTRLVGFDVSNYSHILGETKFLTWFGNSVIVALGATVLGVLIAATAGYAVSRMRFPGHRPLMWTFLVVQMFPMAVLIVPLYNILGELELLDSYTGLIVTYCSISVPFCAWMLKGYFDTVPVEIDEAGRVDGLTPFGTFWRLIVPLARPGLAVTGFYSFITAWGEVAFATQFMSSEEHYTLAVGLQTFVGQQKAEWGLMTAAAVLITIPAALVFFVAQRHLVAGLTAGGTKG comes from the coding sequence ATGAGCACCGCCCAGCCCGCACGCCCCCTCCGGCACCGCCCGCGCGAGCAGCGCTCGCGCACGGCGTCGGCCGCGCTGCACACGGCGCTGGTCGCCGCGAGCCTGGTGTCGGTGTTCCCGATCGCCTTCATCGTCTTCGTCTCGCTGCGGGGGCGCGACGGCTGGCAGGAGCCCACGCGGCTGGTCGGCTTCGACGTCTCCAACTACAGCCACATCCTCGGGGAGACCAAGTTCCTGACGTGGTTCGGCAATTCGGTGATCGTGGCGCTGGGGGCGACCGTCCTCGGCGTGCTCATCGCGGCGACCGCCGGCTACGCCGTCTCGCGGATGCGCTTCCCCGGTCACCGGCCGCTGATGTGGACCTTCCTGGTCGTTCAGATGTTCCCGATGGCGGTGCTGATCGTGCCGCTGTACAACATTCTCGGTGAGCTGGAACTCCTGGACTCCTACACCGGGCTGATCGTGACGTACTGCTCGATCTCCGTACCGTTCTGCGCGTGGATGCTCAAGGGGTACTTCGACACCGTCCCCGTCGAGATCGACGAGGCGGGGCGGGTGGACGGGCTGACCCCCTTCGGGACGTTCTGGCGGCTCATCGTGCCGCTCGCCCGCCCGGGCCTGGCCGTGACCGGCTTCTACTCCTTCATCACCGCCTGGGGCGAGGTCGCCTTCGCCACCCAGTTCATGAGCAGCGAGGAGCACTACACCCTCGCCGTGGGCCTGCAGACGTTCGTCGGCCAGCAGAAGGCCGAGTGGGGCCTGATGACGGCCGCGGCCGTGCTGATCACCATTCCGGCGGCCCTGGTGTTCTTCGTCGCCCAGCGGCACCTGGTGGCCGGCCTGACCGCGGGCGGCACCAAGGGCTGA
- a CDS encoding carbohydrate ABC transporter permease — MATVVTTVRRSFGTHWYAWAMVLPVVIVLAVLVGYPLGKGVYLSFTDANEANVARTIGVNHIEATYKSVGLDNYWKVLSGQEGHFYSRLGWTVVWTASCVFLHYTLGLGLALLLNRPMRFRALYRVLLILPWAVPAFVATFSWRLMFNEKYGVLNAFLTKLGMDPVDWLGDATLQKVSAVAVNVWLGVPFMMVAILGGLQSIPRELHEAAEMDGATPWQRFRHVTLPGLKSVSGTVILLGVIWTFNMFQVIYLLIGQGASSESEILVTYAYRLAFQGVRDYAGSATYGILILSLLLVFAVFYRRMLTRQEAVR; from the coding sequence ATGGCCACAGTCGTCACCACGGTCCGGCGATCCTTCGGCACCCACTGGTACGCGTGGGCGATGGTGCTGCCCGTCGTCATCGTCCTCGCGGTCCTCGTCGGCTACCCGCTGGGCAAGGGCGTCTACCTGTCCTTCACCGACGCCAACGAGGCGAACGTCGCGCGCACCATCGGGGTCAACCACATAGAGGCGACCTACAAGTCGGTCGGCCTGGACAACTACTGGAAGGTGCTCTCCGGGCAGGAGGGACACTTCTACTCCCGCCTCGGCTGGACGGTGGTGTGGACCGCGTCGTGCGTGTTCCTGCACTACACGCTCGGTCTCGGGCTCGCCCTCCTGCTCAACCGGCCGATGCGGTTCCGGGCGCTGTACCGGGTGCTGCTGATCCTGCCGTGGGCGGTGCCGGCCTTCGTCGCCACCTTCTCCTGGCGGCTGATGTTCAACGAGAAGTACGGCGTGCTCAACGCCTTCCTGACGAAGCTGGGCATGGACCCGGTGGACTGGCTGGGCGACGCGACGCTGCAGAAGGTGTCGGCGGTGGCGGTGAACGTCTGGCTGGGCGTGCCGTTCATGATGGTCGCGATCCTGGGCGGGCTGCAGTCCATCCCGCGGGAGCTGCACGAGGCCGCGGAGATGGACGGCGCCACCCCCTGGCAGCGTTTCCGGCACGTGACGCTGCCGGGGCTGAAGTCCGTGAGCGGGACGGTGATCCTGCTCGGCGTGATCTGGACGTTCAACATGTTCCAGGTCATCTACCTGCTGATCGGGCAGGGCGCGAGCTCCGAGAGCGAGATCCTCGTGACCTACGCCTACCGGCTCGCCTTCCAGGGCGTCCGCGACTACGCGGGCTCGGCCACGTACGGCATCCTCATCCTCTCGCTGCTGCTGGTCTTCGCCGTCTTCTACCGCCGGATGCTCACCCGACAGGAGGCAGTGCGATGA
- a CDS encoding extracellular solute-binding protein: MRRGISVAAVVGVLALTATACGGDGGGGNDGAKAASDPGSVSGTVTWWDTSDATNEAPAFKKLVSAFEQKYPKIKVEYVNVPFDQAQQKFKTAAATGKGAPDVLRSDVGWTPGFAQLGYLKDLTGTPALDKPEDFLEGPLKNAAYQGKTYGVPQVTDTLGLLYNKELFRKAGVDKPPATWQEVKDAALKIKEKTGAEGIGLSPDSYYSLPFLYGEKSDMVDVAKKKITISSAASRKGIETAVDLVKSGAAPKPAGTDGYNALKTDFKNGKLAMLLDGPWATKEIFGGDAYKSKDNLGISAVPAGSTGTAGAPVGGHNLVVYAGSKNFDASYLFTRFMTDTAQQEQASTGVGVLPTRKSAYTKDVLADPVRSAYHQALSKAHPRPAIPQGGDLFTDWLQHYTKILTLKEEPKAGLDATAKAWQSALLKDYGIEE; the protein is encoded by the coding sequence ATGCGAAGAGGCATATCGGTCGCTGCCGTCGTCGGTGTGCTGGCACTCACCGCGACCGCGTGCGGCGGTGACGGCGGGGGCGGGAACGACGGCGCCAAGGCGGCGAGCGACCCGGGCAGTGTGAGCGGCACGGTGACCTGGTGGGACACCTCGGACGCCACCAACGAGGCGCCCGCGTTCAAGAAGCTGGTCTCGGCGTTCGAGCAGAAGTACCCGAAGATCAAGGTCGAGTACGTCAACGTGCCGTTCGACCAGGCCCAGCAGAAGTTCAAGACCGCCGCCGCCACCGGCAAGGGCGCCCCGGACGTGCTGCGCTCCGACGTCGGCTGGACGCCCGGCTTCGCCCAGCTCGGCTACCTCAAGGACCTCACCGGCACCCCGGCGCTCGACAAGCCCGAGGACTTCCTCGAGGGGCCGCTGAAGAACGCGGCGTACCAGGGCAAGACGTACGGCGTCCCGCAGGTCACCGACACCCTCGGACTGCTCTACAACAAGGAGCTGTTCCGGAAAGCGGGCGTCGACAAGCCGCCGGCCACCTGGCAGGAGGTCAAGGACGCCGCCCTGAAGATCAAGGAGAAGACGGGCGCGGAGGGCATCGGCCTCAGCCCCGACAGCTACTACTCGCTGCCCTTCCTCTACGGCGAGAAGAGCGACATGGTCGACGTCGCCAAGAAGAAGATCACCATCTCCTCGGCCGCGTCCCGCAAGGGCATCGAGACGGCCGTCGACCTGGTGAAGTCCGGCGCCGCGCCCAAGCCGGCCGGCACCGACGGCTACAACGCCCTCAAGACGGACTTCAAGAACGGCAAGCTGGCGATGCTGCTCGACGGCCCCTGGGCGACCAAGGAGATCTTCGGCGGCGACGCGTACAAGTCCAAGGACAACCTGGGCATCTCGGCCGTCCCGGCCGGTTCCACGGGCACCGCGGGCGCGCCGGTCGGCGGCCACAACCTGGTGGTCTACGCCGGCTCGAAGAACTTCGACGCCTCCTACCTCTTCACGCGCTTCATGACCGACACCGCGCAGCAGGAGCAGGCCTCGACCGGCGTGGGCGTGCTGCCGACGCGCAAGTCCGCCTACACCAAGGACGTCCTGGCCGACCCGGTGCGCAGCGCGTACCACCAGGCGCTGTCGAAGGCCCACCCGCGGCCCGCGATCCCGCAGGGCGGCGACCTCTTCACGGACTGGCTCCAGCACTACACGAAGATCCTCACGCTCAAGGAGGAGCCGAAGGCAGGGCTGGACGCCACGGCCAAGGCCTGGCAGTCCGCGCTCCTCAAGGACTACGGCATCGAGGAGTAG
- the pulA gene encoding pullulanase-type alpha-1,6-glucosidase — protein sequence MKRLAALAAAIGSLVPLAGVGTATAATPPPTGARVQWIDRTTLAWPKGLGDPARPHRLLHDRGGFELTATPGGLTPAQRTKYPHLAGYDAYRVGATPGQERAALKGALTAVAGDVATGVQTPGVLDDLYASAAGRATLGPSFRDGRPTLSVWAPTARRVALELDGRTVPMHRDDASGVWSATGSRDWTGKPYRYAVTVHAPAAGKVVTNRVTDPYSTALTADSARSLVTDLADPALAPAGWRGLRKPEAVPLRDAQIQELHIRDFSPKGDYLAFTDRSSPGMKHLASLAGAGTSYVHLLPAFDFATVPERRADQATPPCDLAALPADSDRQQDCTGKAAARDAYNWGYDPLHYTVPEGSYASDPDGPGRTLEFRRMVQGLAGAGLRTVMDVVYNHTAASGQDDKSVLDRIVPGYYQRLLDDGGVATSTCCAGTAPENAMMGKLVVDSVVTWAKEYKVDGFRFDLMGHHPKANILAVRKALDALTPARDGVDGKSVILYGEGWNFGEAANDARFVQATQKNMAGTGIATFSDRARDAVRGGGPFDADPRVQGFASGLFTDPNSAPQGTPAEQRARLLHAQDLIKVGLTGNLAGYRFTDSAGRSVRGADVDYNGSPAGYAAAPGDALAYADAHDNETLYDALAFKLPQGTSPADRARMQVLAMATAALSQGPALSQAGTDRLRSKSLDRNSYDSGDWFNAIQWDCAAGNGFGRGLPPARDNASKWDHARPLLADPALKAGCGPVEAASAAYRDLLRIRTTEKAFGLATAGAVQEALSFPLSGPEETPGVVTMRLGGLVVVLNATPQRQDQRIAALAGRPCALHPVQAAGADEAVKAAACAPATGTFTVPARTVAVFRAG from the coding sequence GTGAAACGACTGGCCGCATTGGCGGCAGCCATAGGCTCCCTCGTGCCACTTGCCGGCGTCGGCACGGCCACCGCCGCCACCCCACCCCCGACAGGGGCAAGGGTCCAGTGGATCGACCGCACCACGCTCGCCTGGCCCAAGGGCCTGGGCGACCCGGCCCGCCCCCACCGCCTCCTGCACGACAGAGGCGGCTTCGAGCTGACGGCAACCCCCGGCGGCCTCACCCCCGCCCAGCGCACGAAGTACCCCCACCTCGCCGGATACGACGCCTACCGCGTCGGCGCGACCCCCGGTCAGGAACGGGCCGCGCTCAAGGGCGCCCTCACGGCCGTCGCCGGCGACGTCGCCACCGGCGTCCAGACACCCGGCGTGCTCGACGACCTGTACGCGTCCGCCGCCGGCAGGGCGACCCTCGGCCCGTCCTTCCGCGACGGCCGCCCCACGCTCTCCGTCTGGGCCCCCACGGCCCGCCGGGTGGCGCTCGAACTCGACGGCCGCACCGTGCCGATGCACCGGGACGACGCCAGCGGCGTCTGGAGCGCGACGGGCAGCCGTGACTGGACCGGCAAGCCGTATCGCTACGCCGTGACCGTCCACGCCCCGGCCGCCGGCAAGGTGGTCACCAACCGCGTCACGGACCCGTACTCCACGGCCCTGACCGCGGACTCGGCCCGCAGTCTCGTCACCGACCTCGCGGATCCGGCCCTGGCCCCGGCGGGCTGGCGCGGCCTCCGCAAGCCGGAGGCCGTTCCGCTGCGCGACGCGCAGATCCAGGAACTGCACATCCGGGACTTCTCCCCGAAGGGCGACTACCTCGCCTTCACCGACCGCTCCTCGCCCGGCATGAAGCACTTGGCGTCGCTCGCCGGCGCCGGCACCTCCTACGTCCACCTCCTCCCGGCCTTCGACTTCGCGACCGTCCCCGAGCGGCGCGCCGACCAGGCGACCCCGCCCTGCGACCTCGCCGCCCTCCCGGCCGACTCCGACCGCCAGCAGGACTGCACCGGCAAGGCAGCCGCCCGCGACGCGTACAACTGGGGCTACGACCCGCTGCACTACACCGTCCCCGAGGGCTCCTACGCCTCCGACCCGGACGGCCCCGGCCGCACCCTGGAATTCCGGCGGATGGTCCAGGGGCTGGCCGGTGCCGGGCTGCGGACCGTCATGGACGTCGTCTACAACCACACCGCCGCCTCCGGCCAGGACGACAAGTCCGTCCTCGACCGCATCGTGCCCGGCTACTACCAGCGCCTCCTGGACGACGGCGGCGTCGCGACCTCCACCTGCTGTGCGGGCACCGCCCCCGAGAACGCCATGATGGGCAAGCTCGTCGTGGACTCCGTGGTCACGTGGGCGAAGGAGTACAAGGTCGACGGCTTCCGGTTCGACCTCATGGGCCACCACCCCAAGGCGAACATCCTGGCCGTGCGCAAGGCCCTCGACGCCCTGACCCCGGCCCGGGACGGCGTCGACGGCAAGTCCGTGATCCTCTACGGCGAGGGCTGGAACTTCGGCGAGGCCGCGAACGACGCGCGCTTCGTCCAGGCCACGCAGAAGAACATGGCCGGCACGGGCATCGCCACCTTCTCCGACCGCGCCCGCGACGCCGTCCGCGGCGGCGGCCCCTTCGACGCCGACCCCCGCGTCCAGGGCTTCGCCTCGGGGCTGTTCACCGACCCCAACAGTGCCCCGCAGGGCACGCCGGCGGAGCAGCGCGCCCGGCTCCTGCACGCGCAGGACCTCATCAAGGTCGGCCTGACGGGCAACCTCGCCGGCTACCGGTTCACCGACTCCGCCGGCCGCAGCGTCCGCGGCGCCGACGTCGACTACAACGGCTCGCCCGCCGGCTACGCCGCCGCACCCGGGGACGCCCTCGCCTACGCCGACGCCCACGACAACGAAACCCTCTACGACGCCCTCGCCTTCAAGCTCCCGCAGGGCACGTCGCCCGCCGACCGGGCCCGTATGCAGGTCCTCGCGATGGCCACGGCCGCGCTGTCCCAGGGCCCGGCGCTGTCCCAGGCCGGTACGGACCGGCTGCGCTCGAAGTCGCTGGACCGCAACTCCTACGACAGCGGCGACTGGTTCAACGCCATCCAATGGGACTGCGCCGCCGGCAACGGCTTCGGCCGCGGCCTGCCCCCGGCACGCGACAACGCCTCCAAGTGGGACCACGCCCGGCCGCTCCTCGCCGACCCGGCGCTGAAGGCCGGCTGCGGCCCCGTCGAGGCGGCCTCCGCCGCCTACCGCGACCTGCTGCGGATCCGTACGACCGAGAAGGCCTTCGGCCTGGCGACCGCCGGGGCCGTCCAGGAGGCCCTGTCCTTCCCGCTGTCCGGCCCGGAGGAGACGCCCGGCGTCGTCACGATGCGCCTGGGCGGCCTGGTCGTCGTCCTCAACGCCACCCCGCAGCGGCAGGACCAGCGCATCGCGGCCCTCGCCGGCCGGCCCTGCGCCCTGCACCCGGTGCAGGCGGCCGGAGCGGACGAGGCCGTCAAGGCCGCTGCCTGCGCACCCGCGACGGGCACCTTCACCGTCCCGGCCCGGACCGTCGCCGTCTTCAGGGCCGGCTAG
- a CDS encoding TetR/AcrR family transcriptional regulator: MKTGIRRRMGVEQRREQLISVALELFGQRSPDDVSIDEIAAAAGISRPLVYHYFPGKQSLYEAALGRAAQELSALFEEPREGPLGARLLRVMGRFFDYVEEHGTGFAALMRGGPAAGSGRTCAMIDGVRRAAYAQMLDHLGIPAPGPRLDLALRSWISLTETTALLWLDGRRIPRGELELQLVHAFAALAAVSAAHDDDMAAVLHRILEDEPVHGPFSDLVNRLGGVATQPQPQPQPS; the protein is encoded by the coding sequence ATGAAGACCGGGATACGTCGCAGGATGGGTGTCGAGCAGCGCCGTGAGCAGCTGATCTCGGTCGCGCTCGAGCTGTTCGGGCAACGCTCCCCGGACGACGTCTCCATCGACGAGATAGCAGCCGCGGCCGGGATATCCCGGCCGCTCGTCTATCACTACTTCCCCGGGAAGCAGAGCCTCTACGAGGCCGCGCTCGGCCGCGCCGCGCAGGAGCTGTCGGCCCTCTTCGAAGAGCCCCGCGAGGGCCCCCTCGGCGCCCGTCTGCTGCGGGTGATGGGCCGCTTCTTCGACTACGTGGAGGAGCACGGCACGGGCTTCGCCGCCCTCATGCGCGGCGGCCCCGCGGCGGGCTCCGGCAGGACGTGCGCCATGATCGACGGGGTGCGGCGGGCCGCGTACGCCCAGATGCTCGACCACCTGGGCATCCCCGCCCCCGGCCCGCGCCTGGACCTCGCCCTCCGGTCCTGGATCTCGCTCACCGAGACCACGGCCCTGCTCTGGCTCGACGGCCGCCGCATCCCGCGCGGCGAGCTGGAGCTGCAGCTCGTCCACGCCTTCGCGGCGCTCGCGGCCGTCAGCGCCGCCCACGACGACGACATGGCGGCCGTCCTGCACCGCATCCTGGAGGACGAGCCGGTCCACGGGCCGTTCTCCGACCTCGTGAACCGGCTCGGCGGGGTGGCGACCCAGCCTCAGCCCCAGCCCCAGCCGTCCTGA
- a CDS encoding tyrosine-protein phosphatase codes for MPQFDASTIINLRDLGGIALAGDSAVRPGLLLRSGQLDRLDPAADPAVAALGIHTVVDLRTEHEREERPDQVPDGARLIVADVMADGAAARAAAGDDVPARLDSVLGNPAIAEEYLGNGKAEKLLCDSYRAFVSSESGCSAYGSLLSALAEPDCGPLLFHCTAGKDRTGWAAAVILLLLGADEETVRAEYLAVNPAVRTAFAPLTDRFTAAGGDPEIADAILGVRSAYLTAALEEMDRAYGGVEAYVRDGLGLPDDAVDRIRARCIA; via the coding sequence ATGCCGCAGTTCGACGCCTCGACGATCATCAACCTCCGCGACCTCGGAGGCATCGCGCTGGCCGGCGACTCCGCCGTCCGCCCCGGCCTGCTGCTGCGCTCCGGCCAGCTCGACCGCCTCGACCCCGCCGCGGACCCGGCGGTCGCCGCCCTCGGCATCCACACGGTCGTGGACCTGCGTACCGAGCACGAGCGCGAGGAGCGGCCCGACCAGGTGCCGGACGGCGCCCGACTGATCGTCGCGGACGTGATGGCCGACGGCGCGGCGGCCCGCGCGGCCGCCGGCGACGACGTCCCGGCCAGGCTCGACTCCGTGCTGGGCAACCCCGCGATCGCCGAGGAGTACCTGGGCAACGGCAAGGCCGAGAAGCTGCTGTGCGACTCGTACCGCGCCTTCGTCTCCTCCGAGTCCGGCTGCTCCGCCTACGGCAGCCTGCTGTCCGCGCTCGCCGAGCCGGACTGCGGCCCGCTGCTCTTCCACTGCACGGCGGGCAAGGACCGCACCGGCTGGGCCGCCGCCGTGATCCTGCTGCTCCTGGGCGCGGACGAGGAGACGGTCCGCGCCGAGTACCTCGCGGTGAACCCGGCCGTGCGCACCGCCTTCGCCCCCCTCACCGACCGCTTCACGGCGGCGGGCGGCGACCCGGAGATCGCCGACGCGATCCTGGGGGTGCGCTCCGCCTACCTCACGGCCGCGCTGGAGGAGATGGACCGCGCCTACGGCGGGGTGGAGGCGTACGTCCGCGACGGCCTCGGCCTCCCCGACGACGCCGTCGACCGCATCCGCGCGCGCTGCATCGCCTGA